Proteins found in one Bremerella volcania genomic segment:
- a CDS encoding alpha/beta hydrolase — MTHIRLLSALVLLAMVSTSFAAQPVAVDLWPEGKVPGLAAGEKEEIVDEIDDRIGNRVTKVTKPKITVYKPDAEIDTGAAVVICPGGGYNILAYDLEGVEVAQWLNKIGVTGVVLHYRVPRAKEGEVYANPLSDAQRAIRVTRANAEAWKIDPQKVGILGFSAGGNLAAVTSNAEDSAYEPIDDADKLSARPDFTFLIYPAYLNKKDADTELTPETSVDENTPPAFLVHTSDDRISSTGSVAYYLGLKRLNIPAELHVFTSGGHGYGLRPTEKPVTHWPDLATGWLKTEVLKAK, encoded by the coding sequence ATGACTCACATACGACTACTCTCTGCACTCGTTCTACTCGCGATGGTTTCTACTTCGTTTGCTGCCCAACCGGTTGCGGTGGACTTGTGGCCCGAGGGCAAAGTGCCTGGGCTGGCTGCCGGCGAGAAGGAAGAGATCGTCGACGAAATCGACGATCGAATCGGAAACCGCGTGACGAAGGTCACTAAGCCGAAGATCACCGTCTATAAGCCAGATGCCGAAATAGACACCGGTGCGGCCGTGGTCATTTGCCCGGGTGGTGGTTACAACATCCTGGCCTACGACCTGGAAGGGGTCGAGGTTGCCCAGTGGTTGAACAAGATTGGCGTGACCGGGGTCGTTCTGCACTACCGTGTTCCTCGAGCCAAGGAAGGTGAAGTCTACGCGAACCCCCTGAGTGACGCTCAACGCGCGATTCGTGTAACGCGAGCCAATGCCGAAGCCTGGAAGATCGATCCGCAGAAGGTTGGCATCCTAGGGTTCTCGGCCGGCGGGAACCTGGCAGCCGTGACTTCCAACGCGGAAGACTCCGCCTATGAGCCAATCGATGACGCCGACAAGCTGAGTGCTCGGCCTGACTTTACGTTTCTCATCTATCCGGCGTATCTGAATAAGAAGGACGCCGATACCGAGCTGACGCCGGAAACGTCGGTCGATGAAAACACTCCACCGGCGTTCCTCGTTCATACCAGCGATGACCGGATTTCCTCGACCGGCAGCGTCGCCTACTACTTGGGGCTCAAGCGATTGAACATCCCGGCCGAGTTGCACGTCTTCACCTCAGGCGGCCACGGCTATGGCCTGCGACCGACCGAGAAGCCCGTCACCCATTGGCCAGATCTGGCGACGGGATGGCTTAAGACCGAGGTACTGAAGGCCAAATAA
- a CDS encoding thioredoxin domain-containing protein: MKYFATLAPILVVFAAHFAWAEEAPKQNRLRLETSAYLQMHADNPIDWYPWGDEALAKAKAEQKPIFLSIGYASCHWCHVMEEESFSNSKIAEFLNKHFVCIKVDREERPDVDSVYMLATQIMTNSGGWPLNVFLTPDAKPFIGTTYLPAEDREVPLADGQTVGVQPGFLTLAKRVAIAWKEQQPQLEEVGDNVTRALKQVLGRPLLPPELADRDSIFRTFDRTLEKEFDPRFGGFEFEEGNDRVPKFPQPSYLVYLLKRNDAGDANAGNMLELTLEKMAHGGIYDQVGGGFHRYSTDRHWKIPHFEKMLYDNAQLLSIYAQASKSLDKPEFADVARGIADFVIRDMAGPEGQFYSAVDADSDGEEGAYYRFTPEELQEKLSADQLRLAEQAFGMTGEPNFEKAYYIPQFYGAPEAEKLAELKEALLAIRNERTKPFLDKKVITGWNGQMIRGLADAGRILDEPRYLEAASQAADYLLKSAAANDGRLRRTSEKRENHPPAYVDDYAMLIDGLLALHEATDNQRWLDEAVKLQGMQQKHYGDEAFGGFYFTPNDNSNLIVRGKLYTDGALPSGNAVSVSNLKKLAKLVPDQAEQYNTLAQKTIESSSTLLNDHPNSTSRMAAELVEP; the protein is encoded by the coding sequence ATGAAATACTTCGCCACCCTGGCCCCAATCCTAGTGGTATTCGCGGCGCATTTCGCCTGGGCCGAAGAAGCCCCCAAGCAAAATCGACTGCGGCTGGAAACCTCGGCCTATTTGCAGATGCATGCCGACAACCCGATCGATTGGTATCCCTGGGGTGACGAGGCGCTGGCTAAAGCCAAGGCCGAGCAGAAGCCCATCTTTCTGTCGATCGGCTACGCCAGTTGCCACTGGTGCCACGTGATGGAAGAGGAGAGCTTCTCTAACTCCAAGATCGCCGAGTTCCTCAACAAGCACTTCGTCTGCATCAAGGTCGACCGCGAGGAACGCCCTGACGTCGATTCGGTGTACATGCTTGCCACGCAGATCATGACCAACAGCGGCGGCTGGCCGTTGAACGTCTTTCTGACGCCGGATGCCAAGCCTTTTATCGGCACGACCTATCTACCGGCGGAAGATCGCGAAGTCCCACTTGCCGACGGTCAGACGGTCGGCGTGCAGCCAGGCTTTCTGACCCTGGCCAAGCGTGTCGCGATTGCCTGGAAAGAGCAGCAGCCGCAACTCGAAGAAGTGGGAGACAACGTCACCCGGGCCCTGAAACAAGTTCTTGGCCGTCCCCTGTTGCCGCCTGAGCTCGCCGATCGCGACAGCATCTTCCGCACGTTCGACCGGACGCTGGAAAAGGAATTCGATCCACGCTTCGGCGGCTTCGAGTTCGAGGAGGGGAACGACCGCGTTCCCAAGTTCCCGCAGCCTTCGTACCTGGTTTATCTGCTGAAGCGAAACGACGCCGGCGACGCCAACGCCGGAAACATGCTGGAGCTGACGCTCGAGAAGATGGCCCACGGCGGCATTTACGACCAGGTTGGCGGCGGCTTCCATCGCTATAGCACCGACCGGCACTGGAAGATCCCGCACTTCGAGAAGATGCTGTACGACAACGCCCAACTGCTTTCCATCTATGCCCAAGCCTCGAAGTCGCTCGACAAGCCGGAGTTCGCCGACGTTGCCCGGGGGATCGCCGACTTTGTGATCCGCGACATGGCGGGACCGGAAGGACAGTTCTATAGCGCCGTCGATGCCGATTCGGACGGCGAAGAAGGGGCCTACTACCGTTTCACGCCGGAAGAACTTCAAGAGAAACTCTCGGCCGATCAACTGCGTCTGGCCGAACAGGCCTTCGGCATGACCGGCGAGCCCAACTTCGAGAAAGCGTATTACATTCCCCAGTTCTACGGCGCCCCGGAAGCTGAGAAGCTGGCCGAATTGAAAGAGGCGCTCCTGGCCATACGCAACGAGCGAACCAAGCCGTTTCTCGATAAGAAGGTAATCACTGGCTGGAATGGGCAAATGATCCGCGGCCTGGCCGATGCCGGGCGAATCCTGGATGAGCCTCGTTACCTTGAAGCCGCTTCCCAGGCAGCCGACTATTTATTGAAATCGGCCGCCGCTAACGATGGTCGCCTCCGCCGTACGTCCGAAAAGAGGGAAAATCATCCTCCGGCCTACGTCGATGATTATGCCATGCTGATCGATGGTCTTCTCGCTTTGCACGAGGCGACCGACAATCAGCGTTGGCTCGATGAAGCGGTCAAGCTGCAAGGCATGCAGCAGAAGCACTACGGGGACGAGGCGTTCGGCGGGTTCTACTTCACCCCGAACGATAACTCGAACCTGATCGTCCGCGGCAAGCTATACACCGATGGCGCTCTGCCCAGCGGAAATGCCGTTTCGGTCAGCAATCTGAAGAAGCTCGCCAAGCTGGTCCCTGATCAGGCCGAGCAGTACAACACGTTGGCGCAAAAGACGATTGAGTCGAGTTCGACGCTCTTGAACGATCACCCCAACAGCACGTCGCGCATGGCGGCAGAGTTAGTGGAACCATAG
- a CDS encoding DUF1559 domain-containing protein: MRHLKGFTLVELLVVIAIIGVLIALLLPAVQQAREAARRMQCSNNLKQIGIAVHNYHDVYGKFPSAMMLDQARLAVSSCPEGKCGTWTWTAFLLPQVEQDNLYDLLQVGILPGEVSLGDATRLAAAKEGFDGYRCPSASGPDQNTERKVPSGSGDSSADCTGSGCDAIALANYVGANDSNTLDRDNWNGFMAKDTKRRVFTFADMIDGTSNTIAIGERAYKLANRTLRAGTQLVANGDTANHSRQGHSYITAGGRWPINCTNSQDCDRGFSSNHPGGAQFLFVDGSVHFLPETIDHDTDSAVDSVYEYLICKDDGNPIGEY; encoded by the coding sequence ATGCGACACCTAAAGGGTTTCACCCTCGTTGAGTTATTGGTTGTGATCGCCATTATTGGCGTCTTAATCGCTTTGCTTTTGCCTGCGGTTCAACAGGCCCGGGAGGCTGCTCGGCGGATGCAGTGCTCCAATAACTTGAAGCAGATCGGCATTGCCGTTCACAACTATCACGACGTCTATGGGAAGTTCCCCAGTGCCATGATGCTGGATCAGGCTCGCTTGGCCGTAAGCAGTTGTCCCGAAGGTAAATGTGGTACCTGGACATGGACCGCGTTTTTGTTGCCACAGGTCGAGCAGGACAATCTTTACGATCTTCTTCAGGTGGGCATTCTGCCTGGGGAAGTCTCGCTGGGGGACGCTACCCGGCTCGCGGCCGCGAAAGAAGGCTTCGATGGATATCGTTGTCCATCGGCCAGTGGCCCTGATCAAAACACGGAGCGCAAGGTGCCCTCAGGCAGTGGAGACAGTAGTGCCGATTGTACTGGAAGCGGCTGCGATGCGATCGCTTTGGCCAATTACGTGGGCGCGAACGACAGCAACACGCTCGATCGAGACAACTGGAATGGTTTCATGGCCAAGGATACCAAGCGGCGAGTATTCACCTTCGCCGACATGATCGATGGAACCAGCAATACAATTGCCATTGGCGAGCGCGCCTACAAGCTGGCCAATCGGACGCTGCGGGCCGGAACGCAGCTGGTGGCCAACGGCGACACCGCCAACCATAGCCGCCAGGGACATTCCTACATTACCGCCGGCGGTCGCTGGCCGATCAATTGCACCAACTCGCAAGATTGTGATCGCGGCTTCAGTAGCAATCATCCCGGGGGCGCTCAGTTTCTGTTTGTCGACGGCTCGGTGCATTTCTTACCGGAAACGATCGACCACGATACCGACAGCGCCGTTGACAGCGTATACGAGTACCTCATCTGCAAAGACGACGGCAATCCGATCGGAGAATACTAA
- a CDS encoding serine hydrolase domain-containing protein, whose protein sequence is MLDSGVVCGTLPASSAPTFTFRKPIAMRTSPWTLWRSWTAVLLLAAMAMPILAEDTGRKVPVIDQVDQAVAKLVDKNVVAGAVTLVSEDGKLVHLSAIGKADIESNKPMTRDAMFAIASMTKPITATALMILVEEGKVNLDDPVSKYIPEFADVKLDGKKLEKPITLRQVLTHTSGLGGDQRVVRSLENQGKILAERPLHSLPGTKWQYSPGLNVVGRVIEVASGKPYGEYLQEKIFTPLHMNDTTFAPTDQQKSRIATLYALDKDSGELKPSTSWIGNVKTDPYPNPSAGLYSTASDLFRFYQMMLNGGFLGDTKILSRDSVTELTKAQTPDDIVTGFTPGNRWGLGYCVVREPQGVTEALSPGTFGHGGAFGTQSWGDPKTGRVYLLLVQRSNLGNSDGSDLRKDFQNAANAWLSK, encoded by the coding sequence ATGCTTGACAGCGGTGTGGTTTGCGGTACGCTGCCAGCTTCTTCCGCCCCTACGTTCACCTTTCGAAAGCCCATCGCGATGCGAACCTCTCCTTGGACACTTTGGCGCAGTTGGACCGCTGTTCTACTTCTGGCGGCCATGGCCATGCCGATCCTGGCCGAGGATACCGGCCGAAAAGTCCCCGTCATTGACCAGGTCGATCAGGCCGTGGCCAAGCTGGTCGATAAGAACGTGGTGGCTGGGGCCGTTACCTTGGTCTCGGAAGACGGCAAACTGGTCCATTTGAGCGCCATCGGCAAAGCCGATATCGAATCGAACAAGCCGATGACGCGGGACGCCATGTTTGCGATTGCTTCGATGACCAAGCCGATCACGGCTACCGCGTTGATGATTCTGGTGGAAGAGGGGAAGGTGAATCTCGACGATCCCGTTTCCAAGTACATCCCTGAGTTCGCCGACGTCAAACTCGATGGGAAGAAGCTGGAGAAGCCGATCACATTGCGTCAAGTGTTGACGCACACCTCGGGCTTGGGGGGCGATCAACGCGTCGTCAGGTCGCTGGAAAACCAGGGCAAGATCCTGGCCGAGCGTCCTCTGCATAGCCTGCCGGGTACCAAGTGGCAGTACAGCCCCGGGCTGAATGTCGTCGGCCGCGTGATTGAAGTCGCTTCCGGCAAGCCCTACGGAGAATACCTGCAAGAGAAGATCTTCACGCCTCTACATATGAACGACACGACGTTTGCCCCAACCGACCAGCAGAAGTCGCGCATCGCCACGCTTTACGCGCTGGATAAAGATAGCGGCGAGTTGAAGCCGAGTACCAGTTGGATTGGGAACGTTAAGACGGACCCCTACCCTAACCCCAGCGCGGGACTTTACTCGACTGCCAGCGATCTGTTTCGCTTTTACCAGATGATGCTCAACGGGGGCTTTCTCGGGGACACGAAGATTTTGTCGCGCGATTCGGTCACCGAGCTGACCAAGGCCCAAACGCCTGATGACATTGTGACAGGCTTCACGCCTGGCAATCGCTGGGGACTTGGTTACTGCGTGGTGCGTGAACCTCAAGGAGTGACCGAAGCGTTAAGCCCTGGCACGTTCGGGCATGGTGGCGCTTTCGGTACCCAAAGCTGGGGCGATCCCAAGACTGGCCGCGTCTATCTGCTTCTCGTTCAGCGTTCCAATCTCGGCAACAGCGACGGAAGCGACCTGCGGAAAGATTTCCAAAACGCAGCCAATGCCTGGCTGAGTAAGTAA
- a CDS encoding DUF3307 domain-containing protein, translating into MPYIMLIHWVADFLCQSRWMAENKSKNLLALSSHVGVYTAVLGVACIPMLGLVPGIQFALINGVLHFVVDFCTSRVTSYFYQKQNMHAFFATVGFDQYLHFVCLWYVKAWVT; encoded by the coding sequence ATGCCGTACATCATGCTGATCCACTGGGTCGCCGACTTCCTCTGTCAAAGCCGGTGGATGGCCGAGAACAAGAGCAAGAACCTCCTCGCCCTTTCATCCCACGTGGGCGTCTACACGGCCGTACTCGGCGTGGCCTGCATACCGATGCTGGGGCTGGTGCCAGGCATCCAGTTCGCGCTGATCAACGGCGTGCTGCACTTTGTCGTCGACTTCTGCACCAGCCGCGTCACCTCGTACTTCTACCAGAAACAAAACATGCACGCATTCTTCGCGACGGTGGGGTTTGATCAGTATTTGCACTTCGTGTGTCTGTGGTACGTCAAAGCGTGGGTCACGTAA
- a CDS encoding cytochrome c peroxidase, whose protein sequence is MIRFAAIVATLLLASASYAVPAQRVDPSQPALRCPEDLILSEDGKFLLTANRGTGTISIVDRDQGKISSEWRIGQSIIDLLPLPGQRLLALDGKANEAILLKQNGDVLDILSRVTLPYSPVKSDVSSDGQQICVSCLWPRKLVSLSITGEQLKLQRELILPFAPRVVLFVPDGQSILAADNFGGRLAIVDANTFTVRHIREFPAHNIRAMALSPDGTKLLFAHQLLNSLAVTNENDIHWGLVMSNELRWVPLDFVMDVEADFYGNGFMHPIGEPGKGGGDPTDIAVIDDLQAVVSMGGTGQVGIGKYEAFGLFRVSVEEHPTAVVVSPEKDVIYVANGFGDSISLVDIDKAETIGRISLGAVREPKLVEQGERLFHNARLSMEGWMSCHSCHTDGHTNGLSSDNLSDRSYGAPKRILSLLGKADTAPFGWLAVSDTLEQQAKSSVKSTMHGRALSDQQASALAAYMKSLPLPPPIDALQATRDMTAVAHGRQIFLRNNCIKCHAPPLYTSPEVYDVGMHDKEFNREFNPPSLRGIGHRDTFFHDARATSLRDVFEVHGHQLAVELTDQQLDDLIQFLRSL, encoded by the coding sequence ATGATCCGTTTCGCCGCAATCGTCGCCACGCTCCTCTTGGCGTCCGCCAGCTACGCCGTACCTGCGCAGCGCGTGGATCCCTCGCAACCGGCTCTTCGCTGCCCGGAAGACCTTATCCTGAGCGAAGATGGCAAGTTTCTGCTGACCGCCAATCGCGGAACCGGAACGATCTCGATCGTTGATCGCGACCAAGGCAAGATTTCGTCGGAATGGCGTATCGGCCAATCGATCATTGACCTGCTCCCCCTTCCCGGGCAGCGACTACTGGCCCTCGATGGCAAGGCAAACGAAGCCATTTTGTTGAAACAAAATGGGGACGTGCTGGACATTCTCTCGCGCGTGACGCTCCCCTACTCGCCGGTGAAGTCGGACGTAAGCTCGGATGGCCAGCAGATCTGCGTGAGTTGCCTTTGGCCCAGAAAGCTCGTTTCGCTCAGCATCACCGGCGAACAACTTAAGCTTCAGCGGGAACTGATTCTGCCATTTGCCCCGCGCGTGGTGCTGTTTGTGCCCGATGGTCAATCGATCTTGGCGGCCGATAACTTCGGTGGGCGGCTGGCCATCGTCGATGCCAATACGTTCACCGTGCGGCATATCCGCGAATTTCCGGCGCACAACATTCGCGCGATGGCCCTTTCACCCGATGGAACCAAACTGCTGTTTGCCCATCAACTGCTCAACAGCCTGGCGGTCACCAACGAGAACGACATTCACTGGGGCCTGGTGATGAGCAACGAGCTGCGCTGGGTACCGCTCGATTTCGTCATGGACGTGGAAGCCGACTTCTACGGAAACGGTTTCATGCATCCCATCGGTGAGCCAGGCAAGGGGGGAGGAGACCCGACCGATATCGCAGTGATCGACGACCTGCAAGCCGTCGTTTCCATGGGAGGCACCGGCCAAGTTGGCATCGGCAAGTACGAAGCGTTCGGACTGTTTCGCGTCTCGGTCGAAGAGCACCCAACCGCCGTCGTCGTTTCGCCTGAGAAAGACGTCATTTACGTTGCCAATGGATTCGGCGATTCGATCTCGCTGGTCGACATCGACAAAGCTGAAACGATTGGCCGCATCTCGCTGGGAGCGGTGCGAGAGCCCAAGCTGGTCGAACAGGGAGAACGCCTGTTCCACAATGCCCGCCTGTCGATGGAAGGATGGATGTCTTGCCATAGCTGCCATACCGATGGGCATACCAACGGGCTCAGTAGCGACAACTTGAGTGATCGTTCGTATGGGGCGCCCAAGCGGATTCTTTCCCTGCTGGGCAAAGCCGATACGGCACCCTTCGGCTGGCTGGCAGTCAGCGACACGCTCGAACAGCAAGCCAAGAGTTCGGTCAAATCGACCATGCATGGACGTGCTCTTTCGGACCAACAGGCCTCGGCCTTAGCGGCTTACATGAAGAGCTTGCCGCTTCCGCCACCCATCGACGCACTGCAAGCCACACGCGACATGACTGCCGTCGCCCATGGCCGGCAGATCTTCCTGCGTAACAACTGCATCAAGTGCCACGCTCCGCCACTATATACTTCGCCGGAAGTTTACGACGTGGGGATGCACGACAAGGAATTCAACCGCGAGTTCAATCCGCCGTCTCTTCGCGGGATCGGGCATCGCGATACGTTCTTTCACGACGCCCGAGCGACCTCGCTGCGAGACGTGTTCGAGGTCCACGGGCATCAGCTGGCGGTCGAGTTGACCGATCAGCAGTTGGACGACTTGATTCAGTTTCTACGCAGCCTTTAA
- a CDS encoding carboxypeptidase-like regulatory domain-containing protein produces MLVRMLLMWMLFCCLIGCSSSGPQLGTVEGSVMLDGDPLPGAVVSFRPVEGGRTAEGITDENGHFTIEFAAGAKGALLGEHEVRVTTFRERVIGDNGRVEDPGMPEKVPKKYNEESELIRTVKSGENHFDLELTSS; encoded by the coding sequence ATGCTTGTTCGTATGTTACTGATGTGGATGCTTTTTTGCTGCTTGATCGGATGCAGTTCATCCGGTCCGCAGCTGGGAACGGTCGAAGGATCGGTGATGCTCGACGGCGATCCTTTACCTGGTGCGGTGGTTTCGTTTCGTCCTGTCGAAGGGGGACGCACTGCGGAAGGGATTACCGATGAAAATGGTCACTTCACGATCGAATTCGCCGCCGGGGCCAAGGGGGCCCTGCTGGGGGAACACGAAGTCCGCGTGACCACATTCCGAGAGAGAGTAATCGGCGATAACGGTCGGGTAGAAGATCCCGGAATGCCTGAGAAGGTACCCAAGAAGTACAACGAAGAGTCGGAACTCATCCGAACCGTCAAATCAGGAGAAAATCACTTCGACCTGGAACTAACCAGTTCCTAG
- a CDS encoding thermonuclease family protein, with protein MASVPVSVLHSCRLVVVWAVLAMLPASPLWAQAQPDPPLVDSFRQWHDASGKLLTKSRLAYLDGDRIALWAESGQMLLIPQAQVSAADQSWIIAHPVKILRGKVIYVADGDTIGLLDADEKQHRIRLEGIDAPERGQAFGTKSRQALNDAAYGKDVIVAYEKPDQYGRILGHIYLNERWLNYDQLVSGMAWHYRHFSGDAYLAQAQKRAEAEKAGLWRDVSPLPPWRYRLAEKRQQEMKDSETAAKPMQPTGYWLNTSSGVRHNETCEHYGKTSRGKYCGAEDGKPCGMCGG; from the coding sequence ATGGCCAGCGTTCCTGTAAGTGTGTTGCACTCGTGCCGATTGGTAGTCGTTTGGGCGGTGCTGGCAATGCTGCCAGCGTCGCCGCTTTGGGCTCAAGCCCAGCCTGATCCGCCACTGGTCGACTCATTTCGCCAGTGGCATGACGCCAGCGGAAAACTTCTGACAAAATCGCGCCTGGCCTATCTCGACGGCGATCGTATCGCGCTTTGGGCGGAAAGCGGGCAAATGTTGCTCATTCCCCAGGCACAAGTTTCCGCGGCGGATCAAAGCTGGATTATCGCGCATCCGGTGAAGATTCTTCGCGGCAAGGTCATCTACGTGGCCGATGGCGACACGATTGGTCTGCTGGACGCTGATGAGAAACAGCATCGGATTCGCTTAGAAGGAATCGACGCACCAGAACGCGGACAGGCCTTCGGAACCAAGAGCCGACAGGCGCTCAACGATGCGGCTTACGGCAAGGATGTCATCGTCGCCTACGAAAAGCCGGATCAGTACGGAAGAATTCTTGGCCATATTTACTTGAACGAGCGCTGGTTGAACTACGACCAGCTCGTCAGCGGAATGGCCTGGCACTACCGTCACTTTAGTGGTGACGCTTATCTGGCCCAAGCACAAAAGAGGGCCGAGGCCGAGAAGGCAGGACTGTGGCGGGATGTAAGTCCGTTGCCTCCCTGGCGATATCGTTTAGCAGAGAAACGTCAGCAAGAGATGAAAGATTCCGAAACCGCCGCCAAACCGATGCAGCCCACCGGCTACTGGCTGAACACTTCCAGCGGCGTGCGGCACAACGAGACATGCGAGCACTACGGCAAAACGAGCCGTGGAAAATATTGCGGCGCGGAAGATGGAAAGCCGTGCGGCATGTGCGGCGGGTGA
- a CDS encoding DUF1559 domain-containing protein, whose product MTLRKGFTLVELLVVIAIIGVLIALLLPAVQQAREAARRTSCFNNLKQVGLAMHNYHDTFGSFPSGYIATSSDTKTPLAEGQPGWGWASLILPQMEQGNIADSLIDYRLSITHGSNQQARETIILPYACPSDRSPEIFELHDESENPLTYLASANYVGCFGTVELHDCEGLPAGQRCDGDGMLGHNAKRAMRDVTDGTSHTLMVGERATSIGGTDELLYSTWVGSVSGGEEAIARILGIADHAPNSQYDEEHDHDHDGDDDHDHGEHHLDDFGSRHPAGTNFVFADGSAHLITETIDLGVYQALATRSGGEVVSGDAY is encoded by the coding sequence ATGACCCTACGCAAAGGTTTTACGCTCGTCGAGCTTCTGGTTGTGATCGCCATCATCGGAGTGCTGATCGCTCTGCTTTTACCTGCCGTGCAACAGGCTCGCGAAGCGGCTCGCCGGACTTCCTGCTTCAACAATCTGAAGCAAGTCGGCCTGGCCATGCACAACTATCACGACACTTTCGGCAGTTTCCCTAGCGGCTACATCGCCACCAGTTCCGACACCAAAACGCCTCTGGCCGAGGGCCAACCCGGCTGGGGCTGGGCTTCGCTGATTCTGCCGCAGATGGAGCAAGGCAACATCGCCGACAGCCTGATCGACTATCGCCTAAGCATCACCCATGGCAGCAACCAACAGGCCCGCGAAACAATCATTCTACCGTATGCTTGTCCCAGTGATCGTTCGCCGGAGATTTTCGAGTTGCACGATGAGAGTGAGAATCCACTCACTTATTTGGCTTCGGCGAACTACGTTGGCTGCTTCGGTACGGTCGAACTGCATGACTGCGAAGGCCTGCCGGCCGGCCAGCGCTGCGACGGCGACGGTATGCTCGGCCACAATGCCAAGCGGGCCATGCGTGACGTGACCGATGGTACCAGCCATACGCTGATGGTCGGCGAACGAGCCACCTCGATCGGTGGAACGGATGAGCTTCTGTACAGTACGTGGGTCGGTTCGGTCAGTGGCGGCGAAGAAGCAATTGCCCGCATCCTGGGCATCGCCGATCACGCCCCCAACAGCCAATACGACGAAGAACACGACCATGATCACGACGGGGACGACGATCATGACCATGGAGAACATCACCTCGACGACTTCGGCAGCCGCCACCCAGCCGGAACGAATTTCGTCTTCGCCGACGGCTCGGCCCACCTGATCACCGAAACGATCGACCTGGGCGTGTATCAAGCCTTGGCGACACGTAGCGGTGGTGAAGTGGTTTCTGGGGATGCTTATTAA